The proteins below come from a single Micromonospora citrea genomic window:
- a CDS encoding GOLPH3/VPS74 family protein, producing the protein MTGVALAEELLLLAYDDETGKATMPRISLDLGMAAAVLIELALAGRIVYSEGSLVVVDSTPTGEPLVDGVLARIAADTPHSPSSWVQRLRHGLRDRILGDLCAQGVVRDVDETELGFIHVHRYPTVDPEVEADTRRRLAEALADGQLPDERTAALATLVAVLRMEPALGLTGDAARDARRRLEEIAGGAGFSGNVSLDDSVVRPSVGLVVAALGRAVDAALGPRP; encoded by the coding sequence ATGACTGGTGTTGCGCTCGCCGAAGAGCTGCTTCTCCTCGCGTACGACGACGAGACCGGCAAGGCGACCATGCCGCGGATCAGCCTCGACCTGGGGATGGCCGCCGCGGTGCTGATCGAGCTGGCCCTGGCCGGGCGGATCGTGTATTCCGAGGGGTCCCTGGTGGTGGTCGATTCGACGCCCACCGGCGAGCCGCTCGTCGACGGGGTGCTCGCCCGGATCGCCGCCGACACGCCGCACAGCCCGTCGTCCTGGGTGCAGCGGCTGCGGCACGGCCTGCGCGACAGGATCCTCGGCGACCTGTGCGCCCAGGGCGTGGTGCGCGACGTCGACGAGACCGAGCTGGGTTTCATCCACGTGCACCGCTACCCGACGGTGGACCCCGAGGTGGAGGCGGACACCCGGCGCCGGCTGGCCGAGGCGCTGGCCGACGGGCAGCTCCCCGACGAGCGGACCGCCGCCCTGGCCACGCTGGTCGCGGTGCTGCGGATGGAGCCGGCGCTCGGCCTGACCGGCGACGCCGCCCGGGACGCCCGCCGCCGCCTGGAGGAGATCGCCGGCGGCGCCGGCTTCTCGGGCAACGTCAGCCTCGACGACTCCGTCGTCCGCCCCTCGGTGGGCCTCGTCGTGGCCGCCCTGGGCCGCGCCGTAGACGCCGCCCTGGGCCCCCGCCCCTGA
- a CDS encoding CU044_5270 family protein: MHTKQQIRELLGPADPARDAVVPPSPLTAHDLILRAEAATATPAGPARRGAPRRTMLVGAAAALAVLGSAGVAQVLRDVAPTGAVPAQPAAGTVLVPVAYEIVEGEPAGRHLRALAARLVDGPQDATGGRYSHHHTKSWGEPTMTSPEGHTMSYVQERRHWAADDGRQWQDDRILGVEYPDAASREYWSTRPPLETPAASPSATRPPEGAREIPSDPQVRRLPADRAELARWLGTGKPAGELAMRTYQLYSSYLVPRRTRADLLTILAEKPGFVWRGRVVDRAGRQGVAVTADLVPPTGQHPERAQMLLVFHPSTGELLAYEYLATAPKRRVLHYALMLDARRTGTVG; encoded by the coding sequence ATGCACACCAAGCAGCAGATCCGGGAGCTCCTGGGCCCGGCCGACCCGGCGCGTGACGCCGTCGTACCCCCGTCGCCCCTCACCGCCCACGACCTGATCCTCCGCGCGGAGGCCGCGACCGCGACCCCGGCCGGGCCGGCGCGGCGGGGCGCGCCCCGCCGCACCATGCTCGTCGGCGCGGCCGCCGCGCTGGCCGTGCTCGGCTCCGCCGGAGTGGCACAGGTGCTCCGGGACGTGGCGCCCACCGGCGCGGTGCCCGCGCAGCCGGCCGCCGGGACCGTGCTCGTTCCGGTGGCCTACGAGATCGTCGAGGGCGAGCCGGCCGGACGGCATCTGCGGGCGCTCGCCGCCCGCCTGGTCGACGGCCCGCAGGACGCAACCGGTGGCCGCTACTCACACCACCACACCAAGTCCTGGGGCGAACCGACGATGACGTCGCCCGAGGGTCACACGATGAGCTACGTGCAGGAACGCCGCCACTGGGCGGCGGACGACGGCAGGCAGTGGCAGGACGATCGAATCCTGGGCGTCGAGTACCCCGACGCCGCGTCCCGGGAATACTGGTCCACGCGGCCGCCGCTGGAGACGCCCGCTGCCAGCCCTTCGGCCACCAGGCCGCCGGAGGGAGCCCGGGAGATCCCGTCCGACCCGCAGGTCAGGCGGTTGCCGGCCGACCGGGCGGAACTCGCGCGCTGGCTCGGGACTGGTAAGCCGGCGGGCGAGCTGGCCATGCGCACGTACCAGCTCTACAGCAGCTACCTGGTGCCGCGGCGGACCCGGGCCGACCTCCTCACCATCCTCGCGGAGAAGCCCGGCTTCGTGTGGCGCGGCCGGGTCGTCGACCGGGCCGGCCGCCAGGGGGTGGCCGTCACCGCCGACCTCGTTCCGCCCACGGGCCAGCACCCGGAGCGGGCGCAGATGCTGCTGGTCTTCCACCCGTCGACCGGTGAACTGCTCGCCTACGAATACCTGGCGACGGCCCCGAAGCGCCGCGTGCTGCACTACGCGCTCATGCTCGACGCCCGTCGCACCGGCACGGTGGGCTGA
- a CDS encoding RNA polymerase sigma factor yields MGERGEGWFTSLYAAHYPDIVRYGMRRLPDAEAAAELAQDVFVVVWRRRGEVPERALPWLYAVARHVVANRWRSRRDGPNLLPLAEADHVPARIVGPDAVVPMLDLHRALRTLPEVDQEILRLVGWEDLRVSDAAVVMGCTRSAAAVRLYRARRRLRSALATPTPARGARPASAHV; encoded by the coding sequence GTGGGTGAGCGGGGCGAGGGCTGGTTCACCAGCCTCTACGCCGCGCACTACCCGGACATCGTCAGATACGGCATGCGTCGGCTCCCCGATGCCGAGGCGGCGGCCGAACTCGCCCAGGACGTGTTCGTCGTCGTCTGGCGGCGACGCGGCGAGGTGCCGGAACGCGCCCTTCCCTGGCTCTACGCCGTGGCGCGGCACGTCGTGGCGAACCGGTGGCGGTCCCGGCGCGACGGCCCGAACCTGCTTCCGCTCGCCGAGGCGGACCACGTACCGGCGCGAATCGTCGGGCCCGACGCCGTCGTGCCGATGCTCGACCTGCACCGGGCGCTGCGCACTTTGCCCGAAGTCGACCAGGAGATCCTCCGGCTGGTCGGCTGGGAGGACCTGAGAGTCAGCGACGCCGCCGTCGTCATGGGCTGCACCCGGTCCGCCGCCGCCGTGCGGCTCTACCGGGCCCGGCGCCGACTGCGCTCCGCCCTGGCCACCCCCACCCCCGCCCGCGGCGCCCGGCCGGCGTCCGCCCACGTCTGA
- the upp gene encoding uracil phosphoribosyltransferase translates to MDVHVIDHPLAQSRLTAMRDARTDSSSFRAALHELTTMLVYEAARSFPVEKYPVQTPVTGTEGTRLANPPLLVPVLRAGLGMADAALGLLPESSMGFVGLARDEETYEPRAYMESLPRDLSGLPVLVLDPMLATGGSLEHCCRLLADRGCTDITVLCVLAAPVGIERLERSGLPLRLVTASIDEGLNDRKFIVPGLGDAGDRQFGGMPRF, encoded by the coding sequence GTGGACGTACACGTCATTGACCATCCGCTCGCCCAGTCGCGGCTGACCGCCATGCGGGACGCGCGCACCGACTCCTCGTCGTTCCGAGCGGCGCTGCACGAACTCACCACCATGCTGGTGTACGAGGCCGCGCGCTCGTTCCCCGTCGAGAAGTACCCGGTGCAGACCCCCGTCACCGGCACCGAGGGCACCCGGCTGGCGAACCCGCCGCTGCTGGTGCCGGTGCTGCGGGCCGGCCTGGGCATGGCCGACGCCGCGCTCGGCCTGCTGCCGGAGTCGTCGATGGGCTTCGTCGGCCTGGCCCGCGACGAGGAGACGTACGAGCCGCGCGCCTACATGGAGTCGCTGCCCCGGGACCTGAGCGGCCTGCCGGTGCTGGTGCTCGACCCGATGCTCGCCACCGGCGGCTCCCTGGAGCACTGCTGCCGGCTGCTGGCCGACCGGGGCTGCACCGACATCACCGTGCTCTGCGTCCTCGCCGCGCCCGTCGGCATCGAGCGGCTGGAGCGCTCGGGCCTGCCGCTGCGCCTGGTCACCGCCTCGATCGACGAGGGCCTCAACGACCGGAAGTTCATCGTGCCGGGCCTCGGCGACGCCGGCGACCGCCAGTTCGGCGGCATGCCCCGCTTCTAG
- the deoC gene encoding deoxyribose-phosphate aldolase: MTATATSARSELSELGRSETALRTFLHGLPGVDQVGAEQRAAQLGTRSIKTTAKAQAIDLAIRMVDLTTLEGADTPGKVRALAAKALRPDPADPSCPHVGAVCVYPAMVPYVAEVLRGSGVHLASVATAFPSGQAPLEIKLADTRAAVEAGADEIDMVINRGAFLAGRYKEVYDEIVATKEACGDAHLKVILETGELATYDNVRRASWLAMLAGGDFIKTSTGKVPVAATPPVTLVMLEAVRDFRAATGRQVGVKPAGGIRTTKDAIKYLVMVNETVGADWLDPDWFRFGASSLLNDLLMQRTKLTTGTYSGPDYFTLD, from the coding sequence ATGACGGCGACAGCGACGTCGGCCCGGTCGGAGCTCTCCGAGCTGGGACGATCCGAGACCGCTCTGCGGACCTTCCTGCACGGCCTGCCCGGCGTGGACCAGGTCGGCGCGGAGCAGCGGGCGGCACAGCTCGGCACCCGCTCCATCAAGACCACGGCCAAGGCGCAGGCGATCGACCTGGCGATCCGGATGGTCGACCTGACCACCCTGGAGGGGGCCGACACCCCCGGCAAGGTGCGCGCGCTGGCCGCGAAGGCGCTGCGCCCCGACCCGGCCGACCCGTCCTGCCCGCACGTGGGCGCGGTCTGCGTCTATCCCGCGATGGTCCCGTACGTGGCGGAGGTGCTGCGCGGTTCCGGCGTGCACCTGGCCAGCGTGGCGACCGCCTTCCCGTCGGGACAGGCACCGCTGGAGATCAAGCTCGCCGACACCCGGGCGGCCGTCGAGGCCGGCGCGGACGAGATCGACATGGTGATCAACCGGGGCGCGTTCCTGGCCGGGCGTTACAAGGAGGTGTACGACGAGATCGTCGCCACCAAGGAGGCCTGCGGGGACGCCCACCTCAAGGTGATCCTGGAGACCGGTGAGCTGGCCACGTACGACAACGTGCGCCGCGCCTCCTGGCTGGCGATGCTGGCCGGCGGCGACTTCATCAAGACCTCCACCGGCAAGGTCCCGGTCGCGGCGACGCCCCCGGTGACGCTGGTGATGCTGGAGGCGGTCCGCGACTTCCGGGCCGCGACCGGCCGGCAGGTCGGCGTGAAGCCGGCCGGCGGCATCAGGACCACCAAGGACGCGATCAAGTACCTGGTGATGGTCAACGAGACCGTCGGCGCGGACTGGCTCGACCCGGACTGGTTCCGCTTCGGCGCGTCCAGCCTGCTCAACGACCTGCTCATGCAGCGCACCAAGCTGACGACCGGCACCTACTCCGGTCCCGACTACTTCACCCTGGACTGA
- a CDS encoding aldehyde dehydrogenase family protein, which yields MFEYAPAPESRSVVDIKPSYGLFVDGQFVDPTDGGTFKSVNPASEEVLAEIAEAGAQDVDRAVRAARAAYEKVWGPMPGRDRAKYLFRIARIIQERSRELAVLESLDNGKPIKESRDVDLPLVAAHFFYYAGWADKLEHAGFGANPRPLGVAAQVIPWNFPLLMLAWKIAPALAAGNTVVLKPAETTPLTALLFAEICQQADLPAGVVNIVTGAGDTGRALVEHPGVDKVAFTGSTEVGRAIARSVAGTRKKLTLELGGKAANIVFDDAPVDQAVEGIVNGIFFNQGHVCCAGSRLLVQENVADRVLESLKRRMAQLRVGDPLDKNTDIGAINSAAQLARIRELSDAGSAEGAERWSPPCELPERGFWFAPTIFTGVTQAHRIAREEIFGPVLSVLTFRTPAEAVEKANNTPYGLSAGIWTDKGSRILWMADRLRAGVVWANTFNKFDPTSPFGGYKESGYGREGGRHGLEGYLNV from the coding sequence ATGTTCGAATACGCACCCGCCCCCGAGTCCCGCTCGGTGGTGGACATCAAGCCCTCGTACGGGCTCTTCGTCGACGGGCAGTTCGTCGACCCGACCGACGGCGGCACCTTCAAGTCGGTCAACCCGGCCTCCGAGGAGGTCCTCGCCGAGATCGCCGAGGCCGGCGCTCAGGACGTGGACCGCGCGGTCCGCGCCGCCCGGGCCGCGTACGAGAAGGTCTGGGGCCCGATGCCGGGCCGCGACCGGGCCAAGTACCTGTTCCGGATCGCCCGGATCATCCAGGAGCGCTCCCGCGAGCTGGCCGTGCTCGAGTCGCTCGACAACGGCAAGCCGATCAAGGAGTCCCGCGACGTCGACCTGCCCCTGGTCGCCGCGCACTTCTTCTACTACGCCGGCTGGGCCGACAAGCTGGAGCACGCCGGCTTCGGCGCGAACCCGCGTCCGCTGGGTGTGGCCGCCCAGGTCATCCCGTGGAACTTTCCGCTGCTCATGCTCGCGTGGAAGATCGCTCCCGCGTTGGCGGCCGGCAACACGGTGGTGCTGAAGCCGGCCGAGACGACCCCGCTGACCGCGCTGCTCTTCGCCGAGATCTGCCAGCAGGCCGACCTGCCCGCCGGCGTCGTCAACATCGTCACCGGCGCCGGCGACACCGGCCGGGCACTGGTCGAGCACCCGGGCGTGGACAAGGTCGCCTTCACCGGCTCGACCGAGGTGGGCCGCGCCATCGCCCGCTCGGTGGCCGGCACCCGCAAGAAGCTCACCCTGGAGCTGGGCGGCAAGGCCGCCAACATCGTCTTCGACGACGCGCCGGTCGACCAGGCGGTCGAGGGGATCGTCAACGGGATCTTCTTCAACCAGGGGCACGTCTGCTGCGCCGGCTCCCGGCTGCTGGTCCAGGAGAACGTCGCCGACCGGGTGCTGGAGTCGCTGAAGCGGCGGATGGCCCAGCTGCGCGTCGGCGACCCGCTGGACAAGAACACCGACATCGGCGCGATCAACTCGGCCGCCCAGCTCGCCCGGATCCGGGAGCTGTCCGACGCCGGTTCCGCCGAGGGCGCGGAGCGCTGGTCGCCGCCGTGCGAGCTGCCGGAGCGCGGCTTCTGGTTCGCGCCGACGATCTTCACCGGAGTCACCCAGGCGCACCGGATCGCCCGGGAGGAGATCTTCGGCCCGGTGCTGTCCGTGCTGACGTTCCGCACCCCGGCCGAGGCCGTCGAGAAGGCCAACAACACGCCGTACGGGCTGTCGGCCGGGATCTGGACCGACAAGGGCTCCCGGATCCTGTGGATGGCCGACCGGCTGCGCGCCGGCGTGGTCTGGGCCAACACGTTCAACAAGTTCGACCCCACCTCGCCGTTCGGCGGCTACAAGGAGTCGGGCTACGGTCGCGAGGGCGGCCGGCACGGGCTGGAGGGCTACCTCAATGTCTGA
- a CDS encoding aldehyde dehydrogenase family protein, whose translation MSERVAVRKTYKLFIGGKFPRSESGRSYLVQDANVSLASRKDARDAVVAARAAVKGWAGATAYNRGQILYRVAEMLEGRREQFVSLGVPGNEVDAAVDRWVWYAGWSDKLAQVYGGANPVAGPYFNLSAPEPTGVVAVVAPESPALLGLVSVIAPAIVTGNTVVVATSPTQPLAAVTLAEVLATSDLPGGVVNLLTGRITETVPTLAAHMDVNAVDLTGVADAELAAELEVKAAENLKRVLRPAPSDHDWTADPGITRMTSLLETKTVWHPKGV comes from the coding sequence ATGTCTGAGCGGGTCGCGGTACGCAAGACGTACAAGCTCTTCATCGGCGGGAAGTTCCCGCGCAGCGAGTCGGGACGGTCGTATCTCGTGCAGGACGCCAACGTTTCCCTCGCCTCCCGCAAGGACGCGCGGGACGCCGTGGTCGCCGCCCGCGCCGCCGTGAAGGGCTGGGCCGGGGCGACCGCGTACAACCGGGGCCAGATCCTCTACCGGGTCGCCGAGATGCTGGAGGGCCGGCGCGAGCAGTTCGTCTCGCTCGGCGTGCCCGGCAACGAGGTGGACGCGGCCGTGGACCGCTGGGTCTGGTACGCCGGCTGGTCCGACAAGCTCGCCCAGGTGTACGGCGGCGCCAACCCGGTGGCCGGGCCCTACTTCAACCTGTCGGCGCCCGAGCCGACCGGCGTGGTGGCCGTGGTGGCCCCGGAGTCCCCGGCGCTGCTCGGCCTGGTCAGCGTGATCGCCCCGGCGATCGTCACCGGCAACACGGTGGTGGTGGCGACCTCGCCGACGCAGCCGCTGGCGGCGGTGACCCTGGCCGAGGTGCTCGCCACCTCCGACCTGCCCGGCGGGGTGGTCAACCTGCTCACCGGCCGGATCACCGAGACCGTGCCGACGCTGGCCGCCCACATGGACGTCAACGCCGTCGACCTGACCGGGGTGGCCGACGCCGAGCTGGCGGCCGAGCTGGAGGTGAAGGCGGCGGAGAACCTCAAGCGGGTGCTCCGGCCGGCCCCGTCCGACCACGACTGGACCGCCGACCCGGGCATCACCCGGATGACCAGCCTGCTGGAGACGAAGACCGTCTGGCACCCGAAGGGCGTCTGA
- a CDS encoding BlaI/MecI/CopY family transcriptional regulator encodes MTRLGDLERAVMDVLWDSVPTTSDGITVREVADALDGRELAYTTVMTVLDRLAGKGMVQREREGRAWRYRAAASREAHIAQLMLDALDLGGSRDAALVRFARSVTGTEAEVLRAALGAEAAAGQTGRRQDGLTDRIEAPTDRAGRPVRADEAADR; translated from the coding sequence GTGACTCGGCTCGGTGATCTCGAACGTGCGGTGATGGACGTGCTGTGGGACTCGGTCCCGACCACGTCGGACGGGATCACCGTGCGCGAGGTGGCCGACGCGCTGGACGGCCGCGAGTTGGCGTACACCACGGTGATGACCGTGCTGGACCGGCTCGCCGGCAAGGGCATGGTCCAGCGCGAGCGGGAGGGGCGGGCCTGGCGCTACCGGGCCGCCGCCAGCCGCGAGGCGCACATCGCCCAGCTCATGCTCGACGCCCTCGACCTCGGCGGCAGCCGGGACGCCGCGCTGGTGCGCTTCGCCCGCTCGGTGACCGGCACCGAGGCCGAGGTGCTGCGCGCCGCGCTCGGCGCCGAGGCCGCCGCCGGGCAGACCGGGCGCCGCCAGGACGGCCTGACCGACCGGATCGAGGCGCCGACCGACCGGGCCGGCCGGCCGGTCCGGGCCGACGAGGCAGCGGACCGGTAG
- a CDS encoding M56 family metallopeptidase: protein MAYALHFAASMLACWLIAQVLARSTWTWRSPRVAIVCWQAVGLALGLSAMGLPMAVGLAAYERSTGSALVALATDLSHGTLPVGVGAPQLAAVGVGFGIGAVLLTTTVRSIHGTVRAQRRHRDLLTLVARRDPTVPGALVLDHPSAAAYCLPGVKPRVVVSAGTLDLLDREQLAAVLAHERAHAQERHDLVLLPFTALCRALPWFAWVRAAHERVALLVEMRADDKAREAHADAPLAGALRRFAAAGNRITPAGALGMGDRDLDVRVQRLLVADRPPRLIGAAALTATTTLAALPISLFLS from the coding sequence GTGGCGTACGCCCTGCACTTCGCCGCGTCGATGCTGGCCTGCTGGCTGATCGCGCAGGTGCTGGCGCGCTCCACCTGGACGTGGCGCAGCCCTCGGGTGGCGATCGTCTGCTGGCAGGCGGTGGGGCTGGCGCTCGGCCTCTCCGCGATGGGCCTGCCGATGGCGGTGGGCCTGGCCGCCTACGAGCGGTCGACCGGCAGCGCGCTGGTCGCTCTGGCGACCGACCTGAGCCACGGCACCCTGCCCGTCGGGGTGGGCGCGCCGCAACTGGCCGCCGTGGGGGTGGGCTTCGGCATCGGCGCGGTGCTGCTGACCACGACGGTGCGCAGCATCCATGGCACCGTACGCGCCCAGCGCCGGCACCGGGACCTGCTCACCCTCGTCGCCCGGCGGGACCCGACGGTCCCCGGCGCGCTGGTGCTCGACCATCCGAGTGCGGCGGCGTACTGCCTGCCGGGGGTGAAGCCGCGGGTGGTGGTCAGCGCGGGCACGCTCGACCTGCTGGACCGGGAGCAACTGGCGGCGGTGCTGGCCCACGAGCGGGCGCACGCCCAGGAGCGGCACGATCTGGTGCTGCTGCCGTTCACCGCGCTGTGCCGGGCACTGCCCTGGTTCGCCTGGGTCCGCGCGGCGCACGAGCGCGTCGCGCTGCTGGTGGAAATGCGGGCCGACGACAAGGCCCGGGAGGCGCACGCCGACGCGCCGCTGGCCGGCGCGCTGCGCCGGTTCGCCGCGGCGGGCAACCGGATCACGCCGGCCGGCGCCCTCGGGATGGGCGACCGGGACCTCGACGTGCGGGTGCAGCGGCTGCTCGTCGCCGACCGGCCGCCTCGGCTGATCGGGGCCGCCGCGCTGACGGCGACGACCACCCTGGCCGCCCTGCCGATCTCGCTCTTCCTCAGCTAG
- a CDS encoding cytochrome ubiquinol oxidase subunit I: protein MDTLLLARLQFATTTSIHFLFVVVTLGLVTLLVGLQTTAVLTGKPVYWRLTRFWGQLYVINYVLGIATGIVMEFQFGLNWSGLSRYVGNVFGAPLAIETLVAFFLESTFLGMWIFGWHRLRRGVHLALLWGVALTAYASAFWIMVANSWLQNPVGHEVRDGVAHLTDFSALLTNPSLGMAFGHVVFAALLVGGMLMAAVSAWHLIRRTPDFALFRTSLRIGLVTAALSISMVQGFGFAQFGPVGQVQPTKFGGGPAADELVADWTARFGPGDYTPPVLASVGLGFMVLIGFGLGLLWLLLPLLWRDWAVRLRFPLWLVLLALPLPFVAVILGWISREVGRQPWVAYGLLPVDQAVSPVSPWLMLASLVGFSLLLGALAVTNWVLLARYAARGAADPALGRRPGQPPADHRPEPAFA, encoded by the coding sequence ATGGACACGCTGCTCCTCGCCCGCCTGCAGTTCGCCACCACCACCTCGATCCACTTCCTCTTCGTGGTGGTCACGCTCGGCCTGGTCACCCTGCTCGTGGGATTGCAGACCACCGCGGTGCTGACCGGTAAGCCGGTCTACTGGCGGCTGACCCGCTTCTGGGGTCAGCTCTACGTGATCAACTACGTGCTCGGCATCGCCACCGGCATCGTCATGGAGTTCCAGTTCGGGCTGAACTGGAGCGGCCTGTCGCGCTACGTCGGCAACGTCTTCGGGGCACCGCTGGCCATCGAGACGCTCGTCGCCTTCTTCCTGGAGTCGACGTTCCTCGGCATGTGGATCTTCGGCTGGCACCGGCTGCGCCGGGGCGTCCACCTCGCCCTGCTCTGGGGCGTCGCGCTCACGGCGTACGCCTCGGCCTTCTGGATCATGGTGGCGAACTCCTGGCTGCAGAACCCGGTCGGCCACGAGGTGCGCGACGGCGTCGCCCACCTCACCGACTTCTCCGCGCTGCTGACCAACCCCAGCCTCGGCATGGCCTTCGGCCACGTGGTCTTCGCGGCGCTGCTGGTCGGCGGAATGCTGATGGCAGCGGTCAGCGCCTGGCACCTGATCCGGCGCACCCCGGACTTCGCACTGTTCCGCACCTCGCTGCGGATCGGCCTGGTCACCGCCGCGCTGTCGATCAGCATGGTGCAGGGCTTCGGCTTCGCCCAGTTCGGCCCGGTCGGGCAGGTGCAGCCCACCAAGTTCGGCGGCGGCCCGGCGGCGGACGAGCTGGTCGCCGACTGGACCGCCCGGTTCGGCCCGGGCGACTACACCCCACCGGTGCTCGCCAGCGTCGGCCTCGGCTTCATGGTCCTGATCGGTTTCGGTCTCGGCCTGCTCTGGCTGCTGCTCCCGCTGCTCTGGCGGGACTGGGCCGTCCGGCTGCGCTTCCCCCTCTGGCTGGTGCTGCTCGCCCTGCCGCTGCCGTTCGTCGCGGTGATCCTCGGCTGGATCTCCCGCGAGGTCGGCCGCCAACCCTGGGTCGCGTACGGGCTGCTGCCGGTGGACCAGGCGGTGTCGCCGGTCAGTCCCTGGCTGATGCTCGCCTCGCTCGTCGGCTTCAGCCTGCTGCTCGGCGCCCTGGCCGTCACCAACTGGGTGCTACTGGCCCGGTACGCCGCCCGGGGCGCGGCCGACCCCGCGCTGGGTCGCCGGCCAGGGCAGCCGCCCGCCGACCACCGCCCCGAGCCCGCCTTCGCCTGA
- a CDS encoding cytochrome d ubiquinol oxidase subunit II — MELAWYALLGLFFATYLVLGGYDYGVGLLLARGADPARRRAALNAVGPFFLGNEVWLVAAVGILFGAFPVLEGELLAGFYPAVAGALVGVILVTVGVQLRSRPAGARARAAWDRVVVVGSVLAALGWGTLLAGLLQGVPLHADGHVAGVTHLFTPFVAAAGLAVVALVALHGATFLTLRLPTAEAAPVGRLARRLVPVALVAVGAATALGLLSADVRAAVGQPVAAALLPVLLVSVLVGARVALARRRPGLAFAATGAALALPVALVGAALWPHALVSTVDPGASLTVADAAASTPTLRLLGWLTLPLLPALLGFQAMCWWVFRGRTDGRAPVYW, encoded by the coding sequence GTGGAACTCGCCTGGTACGCCCTGCTCGGCCTCTTCTTCGCCACCTACCTGGTGCTCGGCGGCTACGACTACGGCGTCGGCCTGCTGCTCGCCCGGGGCGCCGACCCGGCCCGCCGCCGCGCCGCCCTGAACGCCGTCGGCCCGTTCTTCCTCGGCAACGAGGTCTGGCTGGTGGCCGCCGTCGGCATCCTCTTCGGCGCGTTCCCCGTGCTGGAGGGGGAACTGCTCGCCGGCTTCTACCCGGCCGTGGCGGGCGCGCTGGTCGGGGTGATCCTGGTGACCGTCGGGGTGCAGTTGCGCAGCCGGCCGGCCGGGGCACGGGCCCGCGCCGCGTGGGACCGGGTCGTGGTCGTCGGCAGCGTGCTCGCCGCGCTCGGCTGGGGCACCCTGCTGGCCGGGCTGCTCCAGGGCGTACCGCTGCACGCCGACGGCCACGTCGCCGGCGTGACCCACCTGTTCACCCCCTTCGTGGCCGCCGCCGGGCTCGCGGTCGTCGCGCTGGTCGCGCTGCACGGTGCGACGTTCCTCACCCTCCGGCTGCCGACCGCCGAGGCCGCGCCGGTCGGGCGGCTGGCCCGCCGGCTCGTCCCGGTCGCGCTCGTCGCCGTCGGCGCGGCCACCGCGCTGGGCCTGCTCTCCGCCGACGTACGCGCCGCGGTCGGGCAGCCCGTGGCGGCCGCACTGCTGCCGGTGCTGCTGGTGTCGGTGCTGGTGGGGGCCCGGGTGGCGCTCGCCCGGCGGCGGCCGGGGCTGGCCTTCGCCGCCACCGGGGCGGCCCTCGCGCTGCCGGTCGCGCTCGTCGGCGCGGCCCTCTGGCCGCACGCGCTGGTCTCCACGGTCGACCCCGGGGCGTCCCTGACCGTGGCCGACGCGGCGGCGAGCACACCCACGCTGCGGCTGCTGGGCTGGCTGACGCTGCCGCTCCTGCCGGCCCTACTAGGCTTTCAGGCGATGTGCTGGTGGGTTTTCCGGGGACGGACCGACGGCAGGGCACCGGTGTACTGGTGA